One part of the Arachidicoccus terrestris genome encodes these proteins:
- the atpE gene encoding ATP synthase F0 subunit C codes for MSVLNTVMAEAAGMAKGFGAIGAGVAALGAGVGIGQIGKGAVEAIARQPEASGDIRANMILAAALVEGVAFLGVIAGILAIVL; via the coding sequence ATGTCAGTATTAAACACTGTAATGGCAGAAGCCGCTGGAATGGCAAAAGGTTTCGGAGCTATTGGTGCAGGCGTTGCCGCCCTTGGTGCAGGGGTTGGTATCGGACAAATCGGTAAAGGTGCTGTAGAAGCGATCGCTCGTCAGCCAGAAGCTTCTGGTGATATCCGTGCGAACATGATCTTAGCAGCTGCCTTGGTTGAAGGTGTTGCCTTCCTGGGTGTAATTGCCGGTATCCTTGCAATCGTACTTTAA
- a CDS encoding RagB/SusD family nutrient uptake outer membrane protein, whose translation MRFSKTLLCALLLLFVLGACNKKLDVDTNAMANENTQWKTMDDTRSNLIGVYALFRAALANNNDYWLWGELRHGDFVSTTRADLKAVIDGDLNASYKTLDDMKDWRRFYAVINAANLFIERSGEALVDPRYTTLNHDVDVAQVRSLRAWAYFMMVRIWGDVPFITNSYDGSFPAIGKSSQGKVLSFCEQELLAAAQVLPFQYGVLDDPILPGLYYTYGLSRFENTLISRTAAYALLAHVAAWQGHYADVDVYAKFVIDNYSNSHLYYLTTSDLTDPDGVFYARGNYNQLLGFNFVYGHGETGTSGVGHIESWTLAAPLITKPKPDMYVPVDVINAAFTDRGDQRFGIDTVNGLPRTAYFTNYNAEIPIFSKIKVLGDGGTDGEFAIYSSAIIFSRLEEITLLKAEADAVLGKSIGVDGAITLLDIIRTKRGESPYEATVDGPLIDAIFAERRRELMGEGWRWYDQIRYNKITRKDPEMTKLIDEGGIYWPIAASVLSANEKLTQNAYWNVVK comes from the coding sequence ATGAGATTTAGTAAGACCTTATTATGCGCCCTGTTGTTACTGTTTGTACTTGGCGCTTGTAATAAAAAGCTGGATGTCGATACCAACGCCATGGCGAATGAAAACACGCAATGGAAAACGATGGATGATACAAGGAGCAACCTGATCGGGGTATATGCTCTTTTCCGGGCAGCTTTGGCGAATAATAATGATTATTGGCTCTGGGGAGAGTTGCGTCATGGAGATTTTGTGTCCACTACCCGCGCCGATTTAAAAGCCGTTATTGACGGCGACCTGAATGCCTCCTATAAAACCCTTGATGATATGAAGGACTGGCGCCGCTTTTATGCAGTCATTAATGCCGCTAACCTTTTTATAGAAAGATCTGGAGAAGCACTGGTTGATCCACGTTATACAACACTGAATCACGATGTGGATGTGGCACAGGTACGTTCGCTCAGGGCATGGGCTTATTTTATGATGGTGCGTATCTGGGGCGATGTTCCGTTTATTACGAATTCTTATGACGGAAGCTTTCCGGCAATTGGAAAGTCCAGCCAGGGGAAGGTACTTTCTTTTTGTGAACAGGAGCTATTAGCAGCAGCGCAGGTTTTGCCATTCCAGTACGGTGTACTGGATGACCCGATCTTACCAGGTTTGTATTACACCTATGGATTATCCCGCTTTGAGAATACGTTGATTTCAAGAACAGCCGCCTATGCTTTATTGGCGCATGTGGCTGCCTGGCAAGGACATTATGCGGACGTAGACGTGTATGCGAAGTTTGTTATTGATAATTACAGTAATTCACACCTTTACTATCTGACCACAAGTGACTTGACTGACCCCGATGGTGTCTTTTATGCCAGGGGAAACTATAATCAGTTATTGGGATTCAATTTTGTATATGGTCATGGGGAGACCGGTACCAGTGGTGTCGGCCATATTGAGTCCTGGACACTGGCAGCTCCTTTAATTACCAAACCCAAACCGGATATGTATGTTCCGGTGGATGTAATCAATGCGGCTTTTACAGACCGGGGTGATCAGCGCTTTGGTATTGACACCGTTAACGGACTTCCCAGAACAGCTTACTTTACTAACTACAATGCTGAGATTCCCATTTTTTCAAAAATAAAGGTTTTAGGAGATGGGGGCACCGACGGGGAGTTCGCTATTTACAGCTCTGCGATTATTTTTTCCAGACTCGAAGAGATCACCCTTTTGAAAGCGGAGGCAGACGCTGTTTTAGGGAAGTCAATCGGTGTAGATGGGGCGATTACACTACTGGATATTATTCGCACCAAACGGGGTGAGTCGCCTTATGAGGCTACTGTGGACGGGCCCCTGATTGATGCCATCTTTGCGGAAAGACGAAGGGAATTAATGGGCGAAGGATGGAGATGGTATGACCAGATCCGCTATAATAAGATAACCAGAAAGGATCCTGAAATGACCAAGTTGATAGATGAAGGCGGAATCTATTGGCCGATAGCGGCCTCCGTTTTGTCTGCTAATGAGAAATTGACGCAGAACGCATATTGGAACGTTGTAAAATAA
- the atpB gene encoding F0F1 ATP synthase subunit A, translating to MASKSVKLLWALSFSVILTLFSFQVRAAEPAHEEGKLDISHEIFSHIQDSHDWHIFSFGENHVTIPLPVIIYSPSSGLTAFMSSKFEHGHAAYNGYQLNTEGKVEALDGSKIYDISMTKNVVAMLLAVILILLVFLNVSKKYKKNGPDKAPSGLQNAIEACVVFIRDEVAIPNLGKDYRRFMPLILTIFFFIWIANMLGLIPGGANLTGNIAVTCCLAVIAFIVMLFTSKKHFWGHLFNPPGMPTAVKFILVPIEIISLIIKPIALMIRLFANMLAGHIVIACFVLLIFIFANLNQYIGMGFSVVSVGLSVFSMLIELLVTAIQAYIFANLTAIFIGQMIEDHSHHAGEEGFDHTDTERELSL from the coding sequence ATGGCATCTAAATCTGTGAAACTATTGTGGGCACTCTCTTTCAGCGTTATTTTGACCCTGTTTTCCTTTCAGGTAAGAGCGGCTGAACCTGCTCATGAAGAAGGCAAATTGGATATTTCTCATGAGATATTTTCCCATATTCAGGATTCGCACGATTGGCATATATTTTCCTTCGGTGAAAATCATGTTACTATACCACTCCCCGTGATTATTTATAGTCCGTCGAGTGGGCTGACTGCTTTTATGTCCAGCAAATTTGAACATGGTCATGCTGCTTATAATGGTTATCAATTAAATACTGAAGGTAAAGTAGAAGCACTTGACGGTTCCAAAATTTACGATATCTCAATGACAAAGAATGTCGTAGCGATGCTTTTGGCGGTAATTTTGATCCTCCTTGTGTTTTTAAATGTTTCCAAAAAATATAAAAAGAACGGCCCTGATAAGGCACCTTCCGGATTGCAGAATGCGATTGAAGCTTGTGTCGTATTTATAAGAGATGAAGTGGCTATTCCTAATCTGGGTAAAGATTATAGACGCTTTATGCCCTTGATCCTTACGATCTTTTTCTTTATCTGGATCGCTAATATGCTGGGACTTATTCCCGGCGGCGCAAACCTGACCGGTAATATCGCCGTTACCTGCTGTCTGGCGGTAATTGCCTTCATTGTAATGCTGTTTACCAGCAAGAAGCATTTCTGGGGTCATTTGTTTAACCCTCCCGGCATGCCTACTGCGGTTAAATTCATCCTGGTACCGATTGAAATAATTTCTCTGATCATCAAACCAATCGCCTTAATGATCCGTCTTTTTGCCAATATGCTGGCCGGACACATCGTTATCGCCTGTTTTGTACTCCTGATCTTTATTTTCGCCAATCTGAATCAATATATTGGTATGGGATTCTCGGTGGTCTCTGTCGGCCTGTCCGTCTTCTCCATGCTGATCGAGCTTTTGGTAACAGCGATCCAGGCATATATCTTTGCGAATCTGACGGCTATCTTTATTGGTCAGATGATTGAAGATCACAGCCACCATGCAGGAGAAGAGGGGTTTGACCACACAGATACGGAAAGAGAGTTATCTCTGTAA
- a CDS encoding type III pantothenate kinase, whose product MAKKTLCFDFGNSRLKCALMNGGEVKEERFLNGTPEQLKALLQEFKPDRTILSSVIDHDPALEDILATYGHFLKIGPDTAFPISVPSGQAKTVGADRWAMLMAARDQFPGQHNLIIGLGSCITFNFLDKFDKFLGGSISPGLRMRLRSLNDYTAGLPLVQPDWNFPLIGYDTRTNILSGVILGMSAEIDGIIDLYKAKYSKFNIMITGGDIAFFTPHLKNTILPDPYLIYKGLYRISQDNG is encoded by the coding sequence ATGGCTAAAAAAACACTCTGTTTTGATTTTGGTAACAGTCGCCTAAAATGCGCGCTGATGAATGGTGGGGAAGTAAAGGAAGAACGGTTCTTAAATGGGACTCCTGAACAGTTAAAAGCCCTGCTCCAGGAGTTTAAACCAGATCGGACCATATTGTCTTCTGTCATTGATCACGACCCGGCTCTGGAGGATATATTGGCAACTTATGGCCATTTTCTCAAAATTGGCCCTGACACAGCGTTTCCTATTTCGGTTCCATCAGGTCAGGCGAAAACCGTTGGTGCCGACCGGTGGGCGATGCTTATGGCCGCCAGGGACCAGTTCCCCGGGCAGCATAATCTCATTATCGGTCTGGGTTCCTGTATTACCTTTAATTTTCTGGATAAATTTGATAAATTTCTGGGTGGATCCATCAGTCCGGGGTTACGTATGCGTCTGAGGTCTTTAAACGATTATACCGCTGGCTTACCCCTTGTGCAACCTGACTGGAATTTTCCACTGATAGGCTATGATACCAGAACCAATATTCTCAGTGGGGTTATCCTGGGCATGTCCGCAGAAATCGATGGTATTATTGATTTATATAAGGCAAAATACAGTAAGTTTAATATTATGATCACTGGCGGGGACATCGCTTTTTTTACCCCACATCTCAAAAACACGATACTTCCTGATCCTTATCTGATTTATAAAGGATTATACCGGATTAGCCAGGATAACGGTTAA
- a CDS encoding sulfite exporter TauE/SafE family protein → MTTLAFTLVLFAGSILAGLLGSLTGLGGGVIIIPLLTYMGVDFHYAIGTALVAVIATSSGSAAAYVKEGVTNLRMGMFLEIATTIGAVFGALLVASKLIPTPIVAILFGIILILSAVNSWRKKPEITEQVCSKMGKRFKLTGAYPGPDGPVRYGVKNVVGGFFMMMLAGIISGLLGIGAGAMKVIAMDNIMRVPFKVSTTTSNFMIGVTATAGAFIYLQNGYIHPALCMPVVIGVLIGAMGGSKILLQSNTAKLRFGFSIFILIIALDMIYKGMTGQI, encoded by the coding sequence ATGACCACACTTGCCTTCACATTAGTGCTGTTTGCCGGCTCCATTTTGGCGGGGCTGCTGGGTTCTCTGACGGGTTTGGGGGGAGGTGTCATTATTATTCCATTATTGACCTATATGGGAGTGGACTTCCATTATGCCATAGGGACAGCGCTGGTGGCCGTTATTGCCACATCTTCAGGATCCGCTGCGGCTTATGTAAAAGAAGGCGTTACGAATTTGCGTATGGGGATGTTCTTGGAAATCGCGACCACTATAGGGGCGGTGTTCGGTGCATTACTGGTCGCCTCTAAGCTGATCCCAACGCCCATCGTCGCTATATTATTTGGCATCATATTGATATTGTCGGCCGTTAATTCCTGGCGCAAAAAGCCAGAAATTACGGAACAGGTCTGCAGCAAAATGGGGAAAAGATTTAAATTGACAGGCGCCTATCCCGGTCCGGACGGACCCGTCAGGTATGGTGTGAAAAATGTGGTGGGAGGTTTTTTTATGATGATGCTTGCGGGGATTATTTCAGGACTTTTAGGCATCGGGGCCGGTGCGATGAAGGTGATTGCTATGGATAATATAATGCGGGTGCCGTTCAAGGTTTCCACCACTACGAGTAATTTCATGATCGGGGTGACTGCTACGGCCGGGGCTTTCATCTACCTGCAAAACGGATATATCCACCCGGCACTTTGTATGCCGGTGGTGATTGGCGTATTAATTGGCGCAATGGGCGGTTCTAAGATCCTTTTGCAATCCAATACAGCTAAACTCAGGTTTGGATTCTCCATATTTATCCTGATAATTGCCCTGGACATGATCTATAAAGGTATGACAGGACAGATATAA
- the atpH gene encoding ATP synthase F1 subunit delta, with amino-acid sequence MQNPRLAAVYAKSLADLAEEKGQFEQVYQDMEYLKALCAASRDLVLLLKSPVVYADKKQGILTAITKGNINDLTAAFNTLLIRKGREGYLPEIAVAFIHLYNERNSIHQVKVTTAEPLSEALRKRIEEKLKKDAGFEHIKMDTEVNQDIIGGFILEYNNNLIDASILRDLQDVKRQFQRNDYIQDIR; translated from the coding sequence ATGCAAAATCCACGTTTAGCCGCTGTTTACGCAAAAAGCCTGGCAGATCTGGCCGAAGAAAAAGGTCAGTTTGAGCAGGTGTATCAGGATATGGAATATCTGAAGGCACTTTGTGCTGCCAGCCGTGATCTGGTACTTTTACTGAAAAGCCCTGTTGTATATGCTGATAAAAAGCAAGGTATTCTGACGGCTATTACAAAAGGCAATATCAATGACTTGACGGCAGCATTTAATACACTGTTGATCAGAAAGGGTAGAGAAGGTTATTTACCTGAGATCGCGGTTGCCTTTATTCATTTATATAACGAGCGCAACTCTATTCATCAGGTAAAAGTGACGACTGCAGAACCTTTAAGTGAAGCGCTGAGAAAACGTATTGAAGAGAAGCTGAAAAAGGATGCAGGTTTCGAACATATAAAAATGGACACCGAAGTCAATCAGGATATCATCGGCGGGTTTATATTGGAATATAATAATAATCTGATCGATGCGAGTATACTCCGTGACCTGCAGGATGTCAAGAGACAGTTTCAGCGTAACGACTATATTCAGGATATTCGATAA
- a CDS encoding F0F1 ATP synthase subunit B has translation MGLLTPDFGLFFWTLLAFLLVLFVLGKFAWKPILNSLSERENSIAESLATAEKARQEMASLKSENEALLQKAREERSLMLKEAKDNAEKLISDAQSKAKSEYERIVADAQAAITQQKQAALTDVKNQVGNLVIEVAEKVLRKQLSNKGEQETLIQDLVDNVKLN, from the coding sequence ATGGGACTTCTTACCCCGGATTTCGGATTATTCTTTTGGACGCTGCTGGCATTTTTACTGGTTTTATTTGTACTGGGTAAATTTGCCTGGAAGCCGATTTTAAATTCATTGTCTGAGCGTGAAAATTCAATCGCTGAAAGCCTGGCTACTGCAGAAAAAGCAAGGCAGGAAATGGCTAGCCTGAAAAGTGAAAATGAAGCCTTATTACAAAAAGCGCGTGAAGAGCGTAGCCTGATGCTGAAAGAAGCTAAGGATAATGCGGAAAAACTGATCTCTGATGCACAGTCAAAGGCCAAATCCGAATACGAAAGGATCGTAGCTGATGCGCAGGCTGCTATTACACAACAAAAACAGGCAGCGCTGACAGATGTTAAGAATCAGGTAGGTAATCTGGTTATTGAAGTTGCTGAGAAAGTATTACGCAAGCAGTTATCTAATAAAGGTGAACAGGAAACCCTGATTCAGGATCTGGTTGACAATGTGAAGTTAAATTAA
- the atpA gene encoding F0F1 ATP synthase subunit alpha: MAEIKPDEISAILRQQLSNFNSAAELEEVGTVLEVGDGIARVYGLNNVRSGELVEFETGTKAIALNLEEDNVGVVLMGKSTGIKEGAKVRRTGSIASIKAGEGLVGRVINMLGEPIDGKGPITGDLYEMPLERKAPGVIFREPVKEPLQTGIKAIDAMIPIGRGQRELVIGDRQTGKTAICIDTIINQKEFYEAGKPVYCIYVAIGQKASTIAGVMKTLEDNGAMAYTTIVAASASDPAPQQFYAPFAGAAIGEYFRDTGRPALIVYDDLSKQAVAYREVSLLLRRPPGREAYPGDVFYLHSRLLERAAKVIGNQDVVKNMNDLPDSIKHLVKGGGSLTALPIIETQAGDVSAYIPTNVISITDGQIFLEGNLFNAGIRPAINVGISVSRVGGSAQIKSMKKVSGTLKLDQALYREMEAFSKFGGDLDAATKLVLDKGARNVEILKQPQFSPLSVDKQVAIIYLGSQGLLRDIAVKNVKAFETQFFLEMENKLPEVLAEFKKGNLPEDGVQKMVELVKGLAPQFK, from the coding sequence ATGGCAGAGATTAAACCAGATGAAATATCGGCGATATTAAGACAACAATTGAGCAACTTCAATAGCGCTGCTGAATTGGAAGAAGTGGGTACCGTACTGGAAGTAGGTGACGGTATTGCACGTGTCTATGGTCTTAATAATGTCCGTTCAGGTGAACTGGTCGAATTTGAGACCGGTACCAAGGCCATCGCCCTGAACCTGGAAGAAGACAATGTTGGTGTGGTACTTATGGGTAAGAGTACAGGTATAAAAGAAGGTGCAAAAGTGCGCCGCACAGGTAGCATTGCCTCGATCAAAGCAGGTGAGGGTCTTGTCGGACGTGTTATCAACATGCTCGGCGAACCTATCGATGGAAAAGGTCCTATCACAGGTGATCTTTATGAGATGCCTCTGGAAAGAAAAGCCCCTGGCGTGATCTTTCGCGAGCCGGTTAAAGAACCACTGCAGACGGGTATCAAAGCAATTGATGCGATGATCCCTATCGGACGTGGACAAAGAGAATTGGTGATCGGCGACCGTCAGACTGGTAAAACAGCCATTTGTATTGATACGATCATCAATCAGAAAGAATTCTACGAAGCAGGCAAACCTGTTTATTGTATATACGTTGCAATCGGACAGAAAGCTTCTACGATAGCCGGTGTCATGAAAACGCTGGAAGATAATGGTGCTATGGCTTACACGACTATTGTTGCGGCTTCTGCATCAGATCCGGCTCCTCAGCAGTTCTATGCGCCGTTTGCCGGCGCGGCGATCGGTGAGTACTTCCGTGATACAGGTCGTCCTGCCCTGATCGTATACGATGATTTGTCTAAACAGGCCGTGGCCTATCGTGAAGTGTCTTTGCTACTTCGCCGCCCTCCGGGACGTGAAGCTTATCCGGGTGATGTGTTCTATCTGCATAGCCGTCTGTTGGAAAGAGCTGCGAAAGTAATCGGCAATCAGGACGTTGTTAAGAATATGAACGACTTGCCTGATTCGATCAAACATTTGGTGAAAGGTGGTGGATCTTTGACAGCCTTACCTATCATTGAGACACAGGCTGGTGACGTGTCTGCTTATATTCCTACAAACGTAATCTCCATCACGGATGGACAGATCTTCCTGGAAGGTAATCTGTTTAACGCTGGTATCCGTCCGGCTATCAACGTAGGTATTTCTGTTAGCCGTGTGGGTGGTAGTGCCCAGATCAAATCCATGAAAAAAGTGTCCGGTACTTTGAAATTGGATCAGGCGCTTTACCGTGAAATGGAGGCTTTCTCTAAATTCGGTGGTGACCTGGATGCTGCTACTAAACTGGTATTGGATAAAGGTGCACGTAACGTAGAAATCCTGAAACAACCTCAGTTCTCTCCATTATCCGTAGATAAACAGGTTGCTATCATCTACCTGGGTTCTCAGGGCCTGTTGCGTGATATTGCTGTTAAGAATGTAAAAGCTTTCGAAACACAGTTCTTCCTGGAAATGGAAAATAAATTACCTGAAGTGTTAGCTGAATTCAAGAAGGGTAACTTACCTGAAGACGGTGTACAGAAAATGGTAGAGCTGGTGAAAGGCTTAGCTCCGCAATTCAAATAA
- a CDS encoding DUF1634 domain-containing protein has product MNTKTIKDKDISLIIGKILRCGVYLSLSVAVVGGLIYLVAEGNHTSVQHNVFIEKDENLFDLITDTLRGVAHGDGLSIIELGILLLIATPLTRVIFSLWAFNQEKDRMYVVITLIVLVIIFVSILTGFGG; this is encoded by the coding sequence ATGAACACTAAGACAATAAAAGATAAAGATATATCGCTGATCATTGGAAAGATTCTCCGCTGTGGGGTATATTTATCCCTTTCTGTAGCAGTAGTCGGCGGACTCATTTACCTCGTGGCTGAGGGGAACCACACGAGTGTACAACACAATGTTTTTATAGAAAAAGACGAAAACCTCTTTGATTTGATAACCGATACACTGAGAGGTGTTGCCCATGGAGACGGCCTGTCTATTATCGAATTGGGTATTTTACTATTAATTGCAACGCCACTTACGAGAGTTATATTTTCCCTATGGGCATTTAATCAGGAAAAGGATAGGATGTATGTTGTTATAACATTGATTGTTTTGGTGATTATTTTTGTTAGTATTTTGACGGGATTTGGCGGATAA
- a CDS encoding SusC/RagA family TonB-linked outer membrane protein encodes MNGRNHKLLIVLMTFVCQVQLFGQDSTHRSKALDLFNNTKDSASGNVDSLMKLTNQTRIINELSGSNPYRAKVDTNIINRLDYVSIQQMVKGNAAGVYVAEPNGEPGSEQYMFIHGLKGPMLSKKDLYAQQPVVFVNGVALIQNSIMPLDIQATDFNMVGPATNLLTTVDPNSIESIEILKDPATLAKLGPLATNGAIWVTTKKAQSGEKHIAIDAYFGMIQSPKVTPVNAAYENQFRQTFYNKYATAADLINYPVYLKDSTDQEYYGTADWTDLYFKNKPFYAVNMSLTGGSPRANFRFQVNNTKSVSGQDGAGLNKYGLSFFINMSPLTWLTVSSMINANRLERDRNRNIRDRLAEVRYIPDLSNPLPPSSNVYGKYLHDFDEAIDDNKVNSIQGYFSVGAKLSGFSLLSKLSVDYNESQRDAFWPTELLSGNNFVSYYFGYNQRLLLSNTASYEFKLNEDHKIDLEAGQSYQADINRYDYAFGYNTPNNFIKFRTTKINDGGDYVPIFNMQYFPFFGKLNQRVTSFYGQVNYSYKDYLTLTGVVRRDGSSNVQPDSRWITSPVVNLSWDVLSSLLKKSTALSNLEVRASYGSFGALYNTDIYSKGPRYVTDASWPADPAIGSYVGIAAASRPYTTGWAGYGIGWQKSDKMNLGLDFGFADDHIQLSVDLYNEDNKNLIIPVPVPKELGYTAAYKNGMVVNNKGVDVSLMGRIFAPENPDRFSWTTNFNLGLNKNKLTALPDGLQSIIIGNRKLEIGQPVDAFWVYENQGIYEDVASIPVNSKTGVRQSFNGLLLNAGDPRWADLNGDYDINEDDKVFKGHAMPTVTGGFGNNFTYNGFNLSFQFYFALGQKLLNQQIANRFDFINTEGSRDLSTVKEITYWQKTFEPSDYPVYNPWSNVVPYQIDQDLFLENASFLKLRSLTIGYDMMHGDRNNPDRIFRSAQLYVSATNLFTISSFKHGDPELVDYQGYYRGYNQLLPKTYTIGLRLDL; translated from the coding sequence ATGAACGGGAGAAATCATAAGCTGCTGATAGTGCTTATGACATTTGTTTGTCAGGTACAACTCTTTGGTCAGGACTCGACACACCGATCAAAAGCACTTGATTTGTTCAATAATACAAAGGACTCTGCTTCAGGTAACGTGGATTCTTTGATGAAATTGACCAATCAGACAAGAATCATCAATGAACTTTCAGGCTCTAATCCTTATCGGGCGAAAGTTGATACCAATATTATTAATCGCTTGGATTATGTTTCTATTCAGCAGATGGTTAAAGGGAATGCTGCCGGCGTATATGTCGCCGAACCCAACGGCGAGCCCGGATCTGAGCAGTATATGTTTATCCATGGACTGAAGGGGCCTATGTTGTCAAAGAAAGATCTGTATGCCCAGCAGCCGGTTGTTTTTGTCAATGGAGTGGCTCTCATACAAAACAGCATAATGCCTCTTGATATACAAGCGACAGATTTCAATATGGTAGGACCTGCGACCAATCTTTTAACGACAGTTGATCCCAATAGTATTGAAAGCATTGAAATACTTAAAGATCCTGCAACCCTGGCGAAGTTAGGGCCTCTGGCCACTAATGGGGCTATCTGGGTAACCACAAAAAAAGCGCAGTCAGGAGAGAAACACATCGCGATAGACGCTTATTTTGGAATGATTCAGTCCCCGAAAGTGACACCAGTAAATGCGGCTTACGAAAATCAGTTCAGGCAGACTTTTTATAACAAGTATGCCACGGCAGCGGATCTGATCAATTACCCGGTGTATTTGAAGGACTCTACTGATCAGGAGTACTATGGAACGGCCGACTGGACGGATCTCTATTTTAAGAATAAGCCTTTTTATGCCGTGAATATGAGTCTCACAGGCGGTTCCCCGAGAGCTAATTTCCGGTTCCAGGTCAATAATACCAAAAGTGTTTCAGGGCAAGATGGAGCCGGGCTCAACAAGTATGGTCTGTCGTTTTTTATCAACATGTCGCCCCTGACCTGGCTGACGGTATCCAGCATGATTAATGCGAACCGTTTGGAAAGAGACAGAAACAGAAATATCAGGGACAGGCTCGCTGAAGTTCGCTATATCCCTGATCTCAGTAACCCATTACCGCCCAGCAGCAATGTGTATGGAAAGTATCTGCATGATTTTGACGAAGCGATTGATGATAACAAAGTAAACAGCATCCAGGGCTATTTTTCTGTGGGAGCAAAACTCTCTGGCTTTTCTCTGTTGTCGAAGCTGTCTGTTGATTACAATGAATCCCAGCGGGATGCATTCTGGCCAACAGAGCTGCTTAGTGGTAATAATTTTGTTTCCTATTATTTTGGCTATAATCAAAGGTTACTGCTGTCTAATACAGCTTCTTATGAATTTAAGCTGAATGAAGACCATAAAATAGATCTGGAAGCCGGACAGTCTTATCAGGCTGATATCAACCGTTATGACTATGCATTCGGTTATAATACTCCCAATAACTTTATAAAGTTCAGAACGACCAAGATCAATGATGGTGGCGATTACGTGCCTATATTCAACATGCAATATTTTCCGTTTTTTGGTAAGTTAAATCAGAGAGTGACCTCCTTTTACGGACAGGTAAACTATAGCTATAAAGACTACCTGACATTGACAGGTGTTGTAAGAAGAGATGGTTCTTCCAATGTACAACCGGATAGTCGCTGGATCACCAGTCCCGTCGTCAATCTGTCCTGGGATGTATTAAGCAGCCTGTTGAAAAAATCTACTGCCTTGAGTAATCTTGAAGTACGGGCATCATATGGAAGTTTCGGAGCTCTGTATAATACAGATATCTATAGCAAAGGTCCCAGGTACGTAACAGATGCAAGCTGGCCCGCGGATCCTGCCATTGGTTCTTATGTTGGCATCGCCGCCGCCTCCAGGCCGTATACGACGGGTTGGGCGGGTTATGGTATTGGCTGGCAGAAATCGGATAAAATGAATCTTGGACTGGATTTTGGTTTTGCCGATGATCACATTCAGCTCTCTGTCGATCTTTATAATGAAGATAATAAGAATCTGATAATCCCGGTCCCTGTACCTAAGGAGCTAGGCTATACTGCGGCCTATAAAAATGGCATGGTGGTCAATAACAAAGGCGTGGATGTCAGTTTAATGGGGCGGATTTTTGCACCGGAAAATCCGGATCGGTTTTCCTGGACGACGAACTTTAATCTAGGGCTCAATAAGAACAAGTTAACGGCGCTCCCCGATGGACTTCAGTCCATCATAATAGGAAACAGAAAACTGGAGATCGGCCAGCCTGTCGATGCCTTCTGGGTGTATGAGAACCAGGGCATATATGAAGATGTTGCTTCGATTCCCGTTAATAGTAAGACTGGAGTGAGGCAGTCATTCAATGGACTCTTATTGAATGCAGGTGATCCAAGATGGGCAGATCTGAATGGGGATTATGATATTAATGAAGATGATAAAGTATTTAAGGGGCACGCAATGCCGACTGTCACCGGTGGTTTTGGTAATAATTTCACCTACAATGGCTTTAACCTGAGTTTTCAATTCTATTTTGCCCTGGGGCAAAAACTACTCAACCAACAAATCGCAAACAGATTTGACTTTATTAATACGGAAGGTAGCCGGGATCTTTCTACGGTCAAGGAAATTACCTACTGGCAAAAAACTTTCGAACCCAGCGACTATCCCGTATATAATCCCTGGAGTAATGTTGTTCCCTACCAGATTGATCAGGATTTATTTCTGGAGAATGCTTCTTTTTTAAAGCTGCGGTCACTCACGATTGGATATGATATGATGCACGGCGACAGGAATAATCCTGACAGGATCTTCAGGAGTGCGCAGTTATATGTTTCCGCTACTAATTTATTCACGATCAGTTCATTTAAACATGGTGATCCCGAACTAGTGGACTACCAGGGATACTACAGGGGCTATAATCAGCTGTTGCCTAAAACATACACGATCGGCCTGCGCCTGGATCTTTAA